One Nocardioides luti DNA window includes the following coding sequences:
- a CDS encoding BMP family ABC transporter substrate-binding protein, producing the protein MSKIAAVACIASMALTGCGKNDTTKASGGSSSASNADACDGASGDGPKVGLAYDVGGRGDQSFNDSAYAGLKKAVDELGATCTEGEATDGEAESARETRLRDLADAGMNPIIGVGFAYSDAVNAVAVDYPDVSFGVIDGFDPDDKANDNVAYLGFAENEGSFLVGVAAAMKTEADHIGFVGGVHNDLIKKFEAGYVAGAEAVNPDIKVDVKYIEESDLSGFGDPAGGKDAATAEFDNGADVVYHAAGASGSGVFEAAVDAGDGKWAIGVDSDQYLTAPAEQQAHILTSMLKRVDVATFNMIKSVADGSPLVSYQTYDLKADGVGYSTSGGFIDDITSDIDGYADKIKSGDIKVPTAP; encoded by the coding sequence GTGAGCAAGATTGCTGCCGTTGCCTGCATCGCTTCGATGGCGCTGACCGGCTGTGGCAAGAACGACACCACCAAGGCCTCGGGCGGGAGCTCGTCCGCGAGCAACGCCGACGCCTGCGACGGCGCCAGCGGCGACGGCCCCAAGGTCGGTCTGGCCTACGACGTGGGTGGCCGCGGCGACCAGTCCTTCAACGACTCGGCGTACGCCGGGCTCAAGAAGGCCGTCGACGAGCTCGGTGCCACCTGCACCGAGGGCGAGGCCACCGACGGCGAGGCCGAGTCGGCGCGCGAGACGCGTCTGCGCGACCTGGCCGACGCCGGCATGAACCCGATCATCGGGGTCGGCTTCGCCTACAGCGACGCGGTCAACGCCGTCGCGGTCGACTACCCGGACGTGAGCTTCGGCGTCATCGACGGCTTCGACCCCGACGACAAGGCCAACGACAACGTCGCCTACCTCGGCTTCGCCGAGAACGAGGGCTCCTTCCTCGTGGGTGTCGCCGCCGCCATGAAGACCGAGGCCGACCACATCGGCTTCGTCGGTGGTGTCCACAACGACCTCATCAAGAAGTTCGAGGCGGGCTACGTCGCGGGCGCCGAGGCCGTCAACCCGGACATCAAGGTCGACGTGAAGTACATCGAGGAGAGCGACCTCTCCGGTTTCGGCGACCCCGCCGGCGGCAAGGACGCGGCCACGGCCGAGTTCGACAACGGCGCGGACGTCGTCTACCACGCGGCGGGTGCCTCCGGCTCCGGCGTGTTCGAGGCGGCGGTCGACGCGGGCGACGGCAAGTGGGCCATCGGTGTCGACTCCGACCAGTACCTCACCGCTCCTGCCGAGCAGCAGGCGCACATCCTCACCTCGATGCTCAAGCGCGTCGACGTGGCGACGTTCAACATGATCAAGTCGGTCGCCGACGGCTCGCCGCTGGTGAGCTACCAGACGTACGACCTCAAGGCCGACGGCGTCGGCTACTCGACCTCGGGTGGCTTCATCGACGACATCACGTCGGACATCGACGGCTACGCCGACAAGATCAAGTCGGGCGACATCAAGGTGCCCACGGCTCCCTGA
- a CDS encoding cytidine deaminase produces MTGEDFDWEALTERAREAMSHAYAPYSHYPVGAAAVVDDGRVVAGCNVENAAYGVALCAECGLVSQLHLTGGGRLTHFVCVDGQGAVLMPCGRCRQLLFENGGPDLLLMTVSGLRRMDEVLPDAFGPDNLA; encoded by the coding sequence GTGACGGGCGAGGACTTCGACTGGGAGGCGCTCACCGAGCGCGCCCGGGAGGCGATGTCGCACGCCTACGCGCCGTACTCCCACTACCCCGTGGGGGCCGCGGCCGTGGTCGACGACGGCCGGGTCGTGGCGGGCTGCAACGTCGAGAACGCGGCGTACGGCGTCGCGCTCTGCGCCGAGTGCGGGCTCGTCTCCCAGCTGCACCTGACCGGCGGCGGGCGGCTGACCCACTTCGTGTGCGTGGACGGGCAGGGCGCGGTGCTGATGCCGTGCGGTCGCTGCCGCCAGCTGCTCTTCGAGAACGGCGGGCCCGACCTGCTGCTGATGACCGTCTCCGGCCTGCGCCGGATGGACGAGGTGCTGCCGGATGCCTTCGGTCCCGACAACCTCGCTTGA
- a CDS encoding ABC transporter permease, producing MTASLALRKAAQTLLAPLIAVVAAVLVTSVVVTIAGASVSDFWSVLTTAPSGRNWVNIVNQTSMIFLAALAAAIGFRMNLFNIGVEGQYTIASYAAALVAGFAIFPGKLNVVVAVLVAVVTGALWAGIAGLLKVTRGVSEVISTIMLNAIAGTLVGYLLSNHGDQYGQGRRTTPIPESSQFAGWTFFGARDGAVWTLALLAVAAGVLVSFLINRTRFGFDLRATGQNEDAAVASGVQVKKMVVVSMLLSGGIAGLIWMPALFGGADYYGPPFQHQLGFTGIAVALLGRNRPLGIFFGAVLFAWLSEQANPLGLIADISPSIVQITQGVVVLAVVIAYEVVRRWIAASEQRALRATLDQAAPAGDEKKEVTA from the coding sequence ATGACCGCCTCCCTCGCGCTGCGCAAGGCGGCGCAGACCCTGCTCGCGCCCCTGATCGCCGTCGTCGCAGCGGTCCTGGTCACCAGCGTGGTGGTCACGATCGCCGGTGCCTCGGTGAGCGACTTCTGGTCGGTGCTCACCACCGCGCCCAGCGGCCGCAACTGGGTCAACATCGTCAACCAGACGTCGATGATCTTCCTCGCGGCGCTCGCCGCGGCCATCGGCTTCCGGATGAACCTCTTCAACATCGGCGTCGAGGGGCAGTACACCATCGCGTCGTACGCCGCCGCGCTCGTCGCCGGCTTCGCGATCTTCCCCGGCAAGCTGAACGTGGTCGTCGCCGTCCTCGTGGCGGTCGTGACCGGCGCCCTGTGGGCCGGCATCGCCGGCCTGCTCAAAGTCACGCGCGGCGTCAGCGAGGTGATCTCCACGATCATGCTGAACGCGATCGCGGGCACCCTGGTCGGCTACCTGCTGTCCAACCACGGCGACCAGTACGGCCAGGGCCGCCGGACCACGCCGATCCCCGAGTCCAGCCAGTTCGCCGGGTGGACCTTCTTCGGCGCCCGGGACGGCGCGGTCTGGACGCTCGCGCTGCTGGCCGTCGCGGCCGGCGTGCTCGTGTCGTTCCTCATCAACCGGACCCGCTTCGGCTTCGACCTGCGCGCCACCGGGCAGAACGAGGACGCCGCCGTCGCGTCGGGCGTCCAGGTCAAGAAGATGGTGGTCGTCTCGATGCTGCTGTCCGGCGGCATCGCCGGCCTGATCTGGATGCCGGCGCTCTTTGGCGGCGCCGACTACTACGGCCCGCCGTTCCAGCACCAGCTCGGCTTCACCGGGATCGCGGTCGCCCTGCTCGGGCGCAACCGCCCCCTCGGCATCTTCTTCGGCGCGGTGCTCTTCGCGTGGCTCAGCGAGCAGGCCAACCCGCTCGGCCTGATCGCCGACATCTCCCCGTCGATCGTGCAGATCACCCAGGGCGTCGTCGTGCTCGCCGTGGTCATCGCCTACGAGGTCGTCCGGCGCTGGATCGCCGCCTCCGAGCAGCGCGCCCTGCGGGCCACGCTCGACCAGGCCGCCCCCGCCGGTGACGAGAAGAAGGAGGTCACGGCGTGA
- a CDS encoding ABC transporter permease, whose amino-acid sequence MSTTTAPTTGTPSPSPAARSRGRAQNYYLIALAALVSIAAVRIIAGADEIDSAGSLRAAIAATCPILLAALGGLWSERAGVVNIGLEGQMLLGTWGAAYFTYYYGPYAGLMGAVLFGVIGGLIHALATVTFGVDHIVSGVALNVIALGLTTFLAEAYFSDLDSEFGHGGAQQLTGLQKPDSITIPGISSGAADLADKHWFVVSDIASLVTALTTRISVVTILVFVLVAVTAYVLWRTRFGLRLRSCGENPQAAESLGVNVIRHKYAAVLVSGGLAGLGGGYLALVSSPGFHTNQTNGRGYIGLAAMIFGNWRPGGVLLGSGMFGYTDSLRLRDASTIHALLLLVGFWLLVIGAWRALRTANRASGMVLAVFGAGFLVWFSLTDSVPTDFTSMTPYVATLLVLAFASQRLRMPKADGQIYRKGSAG is encoded by the coding sequence GTGAGCACCACGACCGCCCCCACGACCGGGACCCCGTCCCCGTCGCCTGCCGCGCGCAGCCGCGGCCGGGCGCAGAACTACTACCTGATCGCGCTCGCCGCGCTCGTCTCGATCGCCGCCGTGCGGATCATCGCCGGGGCCGACGAGATCGACTCCGCCGGCAGCCTCCGCGCCGCGATCGCGGCCACCTGCCCGATCCTGCTGGCCGCGCTCGGCGGCCTGTGGAGCGAGCGCGCCGGCGTCGTCAACATCGGCCTCGAGGGGCAGATGCTGCTCGGCACCTGGGGTGCCGCCTACTTCACCTACTACTACGGCCCGTACGCCGGTCTCATGGGCGCCGTGCTGTTCGGCGTCATCGGCGGGCTGATCCACGCGCTCGCCACGGTCACCTTCGGCGTCGACCACATCGTGTCCGGCGTCGCGCTCAACGTGATCGCCCTGGGCCTGACGACCTTCCTGGCCGAGGCCTACTTCTCCGACCTCGACTCGGAGTTCGGCCACGGCGGTGCCCAGCAGCTCACGGGCCTGCAGAAGCCCGACTCGATCACGATCCCCGGGATCTCGTCCGGGGCCGCGGACCTCGCCGACAAGCACTGGTTCGTCGTCTCGGACATCGCCTCGCTGGTGACCGCGCTGACCACCCGCATCTCGGTCGTGACGATCCTGGTGTTCGTGCTGGTCGCCGTGACGGCGTACGTCCTCTGGCGCACGCGGTTCGGCCTGCGGCTGCGCTCCTGCGGCGAGAACCCGCAGGCCGCCGAGAGCCTCGGCGTCAACGTGATCCGGCACAAGTACGCCGCCGTGCTCGTGTCCGGCGGGCTCGCCGGCCTCGGCGGTGGCTACCTCGCGCTCGTGTCGTCGCCGGGCTTCCACACCAACCAGACCAACGGGCGCGGCTACATCGGCCTCGCGGCGATGATCTTCGGCAACTGGCGCCCCGGAGGCGTGCTGCTCGGCTCGGGCATGTTCGGCTACACCGACAGCCTCCGCCTGCGCGACGCCTCCACGATCCACGCCCTGCTGCTGCTCGTCGGCTTCTGGCTGCTCGTGATCGGCGCCTGGCGCGCGCTCCGCACGGCCAACCGCGCCAGCGGCATGGTGCTCGCGGTCTTCGGTGCCGGCTTCCTCGTGTGGTTCTCCCTGACGGACTCGGTGCCGACCGACTTCACCAGCATGACGCCGTACGTCGCGACGCTCCTGGTGCTCGCCTTCGCCTCGCAACGGCTGAGGATGCCGAAGGCCGACGGGCAGATCTACCGCAAGGGCAGCGCGGGGTGA
- a CDS encoding PadR family transcriptional regulator, with amino-acid sequence MVARLTIPTRLVLAALLEDPDTARYGLEIGEVAGLPSGTVHPILARLEGSGWVVSQWEDVDPAAAGRPARRYYRLTDEGRARAAARLAAADAARRRPRLGLAPGALGGTS; translated from the coding sequence ATGGTGGCTCGCCTCACGATCCCGACCCGGCTGGTCCTCGCCGCGCTGCTGGAGGACCCAGACACGGCGCGGTACGGCCTCGAGATCGGGGAGGTGGCCGGGCTGCCCAGCGGCACGGTGCACCCGATCCTGGCCCGGCTCGAGGGCAGCGGGTGGGTGGTCTCGCAGTGGGAGGACGTCGACCCGGCGGCGGCCGGGCGGCCCGCCCGGCGGTACTACCGCCTCACCGACGAGGGCCGCGCCCGGGCCGCGGCCCGGCTGGCTGCGGCGGACGCCGCACGACGACGGCCCCGGCTCGGGCTGGCGCCGGGCGCGTTGGGTGGTACGTCGTGA
- a CDS encoding cytochrome P450 yields MPSVPTTSLDLGSAAVVADPYPAFAEERAAHPVAWHEPSGMFLTFDHATTGAVLRNRSLGRIWRDRQPVDHLEPFNLLHRNQMMESEPPEHTRLRRLVAGAFNRGHVERLRPRVRELAAGLLAETSGDGFDVLGDYAEPLPVLVIAELLGVPASYAPDLRDWSQAIVRMYEVAPPPAVVDAAVAAAADFAGLVRELVAERRARPADDLVSDLAATDLSDDEVVAAVVLLLNAGHEASVNVFGNGLVAMLRRGLRPGDDVAACVEEMLRFDSALQLFERTATATVEIGGVVVEEGRKIAALLGAANRDPAVFEAPDEFRVARAPNNHLAFGAGVHFCLGAPLARMELVESVTALWAAYPDLGLAGEPESRGTFVLRGYRTVPVGGTHA; encoded by the coding sequence ATGCCTTCGGTCCCGACAACCTCGCTTGACCTGGGCTCGGCGGCCGTCGTCGCGGACCCCTACCCGGCCTTCGCCGAGGAGCGGGCCGCGCACCCGGTCGCCTGGCACGAGCCGTCCGGGATGTTCCTGACGTTCGACCACGCGACCACGGGCGCCGTCCTGCGCAACCGGTCGCTGGGGAGGATCTGGCGCGACCGGCAGCCCGTCGACCACCTCGAGCCCTTCAACCTGCTGCACCGCAACCAGATGATGGAGAGCGAGCCGCCGGAGCACACCCGGCTGCGACGCCTGGTCGCCGGCGCCTTCAACCGCGGTCACGTCGAGCGGCTGCGGCCGCGGGTCCGCGAGCTCGCCGCCGGCCTGCTCGCGGAGACCTCGGGCGACGGGTTCGACGTCCTGGGCGACTACGCCGAGCCGCTCCCGGTCCTCGTCATCGCGGAGCTGCTGGGCGTGCCCGCGTCGTACGCCCCCGACCTGCGCGACTGGTCCCAGGCGATCGTGCGGATGTACGAAGTGGCCCCGCCGCCCGCGGTGGTGGACGCCGCCGTCGCCGCGGCCGCCGACTTCGCCGGGCTGGTCCGCGAGCTGGTCGCCGAGCGCCGGGCGCGGCCCGCCGACGACCTGGTCAGCGACCTGGCGGCCACCGACCTCTCCGACGACGAGGTGGTCGCCGCGGTCGTCCTGCTGCTCAACGCCGGCCACGAGGCCTCGGTCAACGTCTTCGGCAACGGCCTCGTCGCGATGCTGCGGCGCGGCCTGCGGCCGGGGGACGACGTGGCCGCCTGCGTCGAGGAGATGCTGCGCTTCGACTCCGCGCTGCAGCTCTTCGAGCGCACCGCCACCGCCACCGTCGAGATCGGCGGCGTGGTCGTCGAGGAGGGCCGCAAGATCGCGGCGCTGCTGGGCGCGGCCAACCGCGACCCAGCGGTCTTCGAGGCGCCGGACGAGTTCCGGGTCGCCCGAGCCCCCAACAACCACCTGGCCTTCGGGGCCGGGGTGCACTTCTGCCTGGGCGCGCCGCTGGCGCGCATGGAGCTGGTCGAGTCGGTGACGGCGCTGTGGGCGGCGTACCCCGACCTCGGGCTGGCGGGTGAGCCCGAGAGCCGGGGCACCTTCGTGTTGAGGGGCTACCGCACGGTGCCCGTGGGAGGAACCCATGCATGA
- a CDS encoding amidohydrolase: MPAESAALIDSVVDKYDAELVELRRDLHAHPELSWSESRTTDLLAERVEQAGWRVTRLPRTGFVADLGDEGRLVALRADIDALPVHDTTRDPWASTVPGVAHACGHDVHTTALLGAAHALAEVHARGQLPGRVRLFFQPAEEVMPGGAVHLIGLGALQDVERVFALHCDPGVDVGQVGLRLGPLTSAADRLEVRLEGHGGHTSRPHLTGDLTFALAKVTTELPAILSRRFDPRSGVSLVWGIINAGAAANVIPDKGVVAGTVRILDAVAWADCEELVRDLVHEIVRPYGVTAHVDYLRGVPPVVNETVSHRMMASAVRRVLGDNGPVPAHQSLGGEDFGWYLDSVPGAMARLGTRTPGGPTYDLHQGNLRVDERAIGIGARVLATAACEALVTDR, translated from the coding sequence ATGCCTGCCGAATCCGCTGCCCTCATCGACTCCGTCGTCGACAAGTACGACGCCGAGCTGGTCGAGCTGCGCCGCGACCTGCACGCGCACCCCGAGCTCAGCTGGTCGGAGTCCCGGACGACCGACCTCCTCGCCGAGCGGGTCGAGCAGGCCGGCTGGCGCGTCACCCGGCTGCCCCGCACCGGCTTCGTGGCCGACCTCGGTGACGAGGGCCGCCTGGTCGCCCTGCGGGCCGACATCGACGCGCTGCCCGTGCACGACACCACCCGGGACCCCTGGGCGAGCACCGTCCCCGGCGTGGCCCACGCCTGCGGCCACGACGTGCACACCACGGCGCTGCTGGGCGCGGCGCACGCGCTGGCCGAGGTGCACGCGCGCGGGCAGCTGCCCGGCCGGGTGCGCCTGTTCTTCCAGCCCGCCGAGGAGGTCATGCCCGGGGGAGCGGTGCACCTGATCGGCCTCGGGGCGCTCCAGGACGTCGAGCGGGTCTTCGCCCTGCACTGCGACCCGGGCGTCGACGTCGGCCAGGTGGGCCTGCGGCTCGGGCCGCTGACGAGCGCCGCCGACCGGCTCGAGGTCCGCCTGGAGGGCCACGGCGGCCACACGTCGCGCCCGCACCTGACCGGGGACCTCACCTTCGCCCTGGCCAAGGTCACCACCGAGCTCCCGGCGATCCTGTCGCGCCGCTTCGACCCGCGCTCGGGGGTCAGCCTCGTCTGGGGGATCATCAACGCCGGCGCCGCCGCGAACGTCATCCCCGACAAGGGCGTGGTGGCCGGCACCGTGCGGATCCTGGACGCCGTCGCGTGGGCCGACTGCGAGGAGCTGGTCCGCGACCTGGTCCACGAGATCGTCCGCCCCTACGGCGTCACCGCCCACGTGGACTACCTCCGCGGCGTCCCGCCGGTGGTCAACGAGACGGTCTCGCACCGGATGATGGCCTCCGCCGTACGCCGCGTCCTCGGCGACAACGGCCCCGTGCCCGCCCACCAGAGCCTCGGGGGCGAGGACTTCGGGTGGTACCTCGACAGCGTCCCCGGCGCGATGGCCCGGCTCGGCACCCGCACGCCCGGCGGGCCGACGTACGACCTCCACCAGGGCAACCTGCGCGTCGACGAGCGGGCGATCGGGATCGGGGCCCGGGTGCTGGCGACCGCCGCGTGCGAAGCGTTGGTCACTGACCGATAA
- a CDS encoding thymidine phosphorylase, which yields MHDAVEVILAKRDRAELSDSQIDWVIDAYTRGEVDDAQMSALAMAILLNGMDRREIARWTAAMIASGERMDFSTLSRPTADKHSTGGVGDKITLPLAPLVAACGVAVPQLSGRGLGHTGGTLDKLESIPGWRAALSNDEMFAQLESVGAVICAAGDGLAPADKKLYALRDVTGTVEAIPLIASSIMSKKIAEGTGSLVLDVKVGTGAFMKSVESARELAATMVGLGQDAGVHTVALLTDMSTPLGLTAGNAIEVAESVEVLAGGGPADVVELTLALAREMLAGAGVTDVDPAEVLASGRAMDTWKAMVRAQDGDPDADLPVAHESHVVTAPATGVLTRLDAMAVGMAAWRLGAGRAKAGASVQAGAGVVWHARPGDAVTEGAPLFTLLTDEPDRFERALDSLEGGYDVAAAGTAYTPDPLVIDRIG from the coding sequence ATGCATGACGCCGTCGAGGTGATCCTCGCGAAGCGCGACCGCGCCGAGCTGAGCGACAGCCAGATCGACTGGGTGATCGACGCCTACACGCGCGGCGAGGTCGACGACGCGCAGATGTCGGCCCTGGCGATGGCGATCCTGCTCAACGGGATGGACCGCCGCGAGATCGCCCGCTGGACCGCCGCGATGATCGCGTCGGGGGAGCGGATGGACTTCTCCACGCTGTCCCGGCCGACCGCCGACAAGCACTCGACCGGTGGGGTGGGCGACAAGATCACCCTGCCGCTGGCGCCCCTCGTGGCGGCCTGCGGCGTCGCGGTGCCGCAGCTGTCCGGGCGCGGCCTGGGCCACACCGGCGGCACGCTCGACAAGCTCGAGTCGATCCCCGGCTGGCGGGCGGCGCTGTCGAACGACGAGATGTTCGCCCAGCTCGAGTCGGTCGGCGCGGTCATCTGCGCGGCCGGCGACGGCCTCGCGCCCGCGGACAAGAAGCTCTACGCCCTGCGCGACGTGACCGGCACCGTCGAGGCGATCCCGCTGATCGCGTCCTCGATCATGTCCAAGAAGATCGCCGAGGGCACCGGCTCGCTGGTCCTCGACGTCAAGGTCGGCACCGGCGCCTTCATGAAGTCCGTCGAGTCCGCCCGCGAGCTCGCCGCGACGATGGTGGGGCTCGGCCAGGACGCCGGCGTCCACACGGTCGCCCTGCTCACCGACATGTCCACGCCGCTCGGCCTGACCGCCGGCAACGCGATCGAGGTCGCCGAGTCGGTCGAGGTGCTCGCCGGAGGCGGTCCCGCCGACGTGGTCGAGCTGACGCTGGCCCTGGCCCGCGAGATGCTCGCCGGCGCCGGGGTCACCGACGTCGACCCGGCCGAGGTGCTCGCCTCCGGACGCGCCATGGACACCTGGAAGGCCATGGTCCGCGCCCAGGACGGCGACCCCGACGCCGACCTCCCGGTCGCCCACGAGTCCCACGTCGTGACCGCCCCCGCCACCGGGGTGCTGACCCGCCTCGACGCCATGGCCGTCGGCATGGCCGCCTGGCGCCTCGGCGCCGGCCGCGCCAAGGCCGGGGCCTCCGTCCAGGCCGGCGCCGGTGTCGTCTGGCACGCCCGGCCCGGGGACGCCGTCACCGAGGGCGCGCCGCTGTTCACGCTGCTCACCGACGAGCCGGACCGCTTCGAGCGCGCCCTCGACTCGCTCGAGGGCGGCTACGACGTCGCGGCCGCAGGGACGGCGTACACCCCCGACCCGCTGGTCATCGACCGGATCGGCTGA
- a CDS encoding MaoC family dehydratase, translating into MRTFTTLDEIAAAAGEELGTSEWVTIEQERVDQFAEATGDHQWIHVDVERAADGPFGGTIAHGYLTLSLVPWLGSTVFALETPGAKLNYGVNKVRFPNPVRVGSRIRSTISVGEVTDLPAGKQLTLKHVVEIEGQDKPACVAESVVLLLP; encoded by the coding sequence ATGCGCACCTTCACGACCCTGGACGAGATCGCCGCAGCAGCCGGCGAGGAGCTCGGCACCTCCGAGTGGGTGACGATCGAGCAGGAGCGCGTCGACCAGTTCGCCGAGGCCACCGGCGACCACCAGTGGATCCACGTCGACGTCGAGCGCGCGGCCGACGGCCCGTTCGGCGGCACCATCGCGCACGGCTACCTCACCCTGTCGCTGGTCCCGTGGCTCGGCAGCACCGTCTTCGCGCTGGAGACCCCCGGCGCCAAGCTGAACTACGGCGTCAACAAGGTCCGCTTCCCGAACCCGGTCCGCGTGGGCTCCCGCATCCGCTCCACCATCTCCGTCGGCGAGGTCACCGACCTGCCCGCCGGCAAGCAGCTCACGCTCAAGCACGTCGTCGAGATCGAGGGCCAGGACAAGCCCGCCTGCGTCGCCGAGAGCGTCGTGCTGCTGCTGCCCTGA
- a CDS encoding ABC transporter ATP-binding protein has protein sequence MTSLATAPEHGPVTGGIDVRGITKRFPGVVANKDVDITIRPGTVHALIGENGAGKSTLMKILYGVQKPDEGTIAVDGTTVSFSSPTDAIKVGIGMVFQHFMLADNLTVLENVALGAEKLFGIGDAARAEIVRISDAYGFGLDPDELVEHLGVGQRQRVEILKVLYRGARIIILDEPTAVLVPQEVDALFDNLRELRASGHTILFISHKLDEILDIADDITVMRRGTTVGEADPKTATKRQLAELMVGSELPSPETEESTVTDVVLLDLDHVNLVDARGRHLLRDIDLTIHKGEVLGIAGVEGNGQAELVETIMGMRKGTGTITLADRPMTDWGTRARREAGIGFIPEDRHRHGLLLDAPLWENRVLGHQTRRPADKHGLIDRAASKADTQRIVEDYDVRTPSINTHARALSGGNQQKLIVGREMSGDPVLLIAAHPTRGVDVGAQADIWDHIKRARRLGLGVLLISADLDELIGLSDRIQVILRGEIVGEFDPQDVTPQDLGSAMTGGKDTA, from the coding sequence ATGACGTCCCTGGCAACGGCGCCAGAGCACGGCCCCGTCACCGGCGGCATCGACGTACGCGGCATCACCAAGCGCTTCCCCGGCGTCGTCGCGAACAAGGACGTCGACATCACGATCCGTCCCGGGACGGTGCACGCCCTGATCGGGGAGAACGGCGCCGGCAAGTCGACGCTGATGAAGATCCTGTACGGCGTGCAGAAGCCCGACGAGGGCACCATCGCCGTCGACGGGACGACCGTCAGCTTCTCCTCGCCCACCGACGCCATCAAGGTCGGGATCGGCATGGTCTTCCAGCACTTCATGCTGGCCGACAACCTCACCGTGCTGGAGAACGTCGCGCTCGGGGCCGAGAAGCTCTTCGGCATCGGTGACGCCGCCCGCGCCGAGATCGTCCGCATCTCCGACGCCTACGGCTTCGGCCTCGACCCCGACGAGCTCGTCGAGCACCTCGGGGTCGGCCAGCGCCAGCGCGTCGAGATCCTCAAGGTCCTCTACCGCGGCGCCCGGATCATCATCCTGGACGAGCCGACCGCCGTCCTGGTGCCGCAGGAGGTCGACGCGCTGTTCGACAACCTGCGCGAGCTGCGCGCCTCCGGGCACACCATCCTCTTCATCTCGCACAAGCTCGACGAGATCCTCGACATCGCCGACGACATCACCGTGATGCGTCGCGGGACCACGGTCGGCGAGGCCGACCCCAAGACGGCGACCAAGCGCCAGCTCGCCGAGCTGATGGTCGGCTCCGAGCTCCCGTCGCCCGAGACCGAGGAGTCGACCGTCACCGACGTCGTCCTCCTCGACCTCGACCACGTCAACCTCGTCGACGCGCGCGGACGGCACCTGCTCCGCGACATCGACCTCACCATCCACAAGGGCGAGGTGCTCGGCATCGCCGGCGTCGAGGGCAACGGCCAGGCCGAGCTCGTCGAGACCATCATGGGCATGCGCAAGGGCACCGGCACGATCACCCTGGCCGACCGGCCGATGACCGACTGGGGCACCCGCGCACGGCGCGAGGCCGGCATCGGCTTCATCCCCGAGGACCGCCACCGCCACGGCCTGCTGCTCGACGCCCCCCTGTGGGAGAACCGCGTCCTGGGCCACCAGACCCGCAGGCCGGCCGACAAGCACGGCCTGATCGACCGCGCGGCCTCGAAGGCCGACACCCAGCGCATCGTCGAGGACTACGACGTGCGCACCCCCTCGATCAACACCCACGCGCGCGCGCTGTCCGGCGGCAACCAGCAGAAGCTGATCGTCGGCCGGGAGATGAGCGGGGACCCGGTCCTCCTCATCGCCGCCCACCCCACCCGGGGCGTGGACGTCGGCGCCCAGGCCGATATCTGGGACCACATCAAGCGCGCCCGGCGCCTCGGCCTCGGGGTGCTGCTGATCTCCGCCGACCTCGACGAGCTGATCGGCCTGTCCGACCGGATCCAGGTGATCCTGCGCGGTGAGATCGTCGGCGAGTTCGACCCCCAGGACGTCACCCCGCAGGACCTCGGCTCCGCCATGACCGGCGGGAAGGACACGGCATGA